The Candidatus Dadabacteria bacterium genome includes a window with the following:
- the rplT gene encoding 50S ribosomal protein L20 produces MRIKRGVTSRRRKKRVLKLAKGYWGRRKNNFRRAKETILRALAYSYRDRRRRKRDFRALWIMRINAGVRPFGLSYSRFIDALKKSGVELDRKSLSELAVRNPESFKAVVEFATSKKG; encoded by the coding sequence ATGCGCATAAAAAGAGGAGTCACTTCCAGAAGACGTAAAAAAAGAGTTCTTAAGCTTGCCAAGGGGTACTGGGGCAGAAGAAAGAACAATTTCAGAAGGGCTAAGGAAACCATACTCAGGGCGCTTGCCTATTCCTACAGGGACCGGCGCCGCAGAAAAAGGGATTTCAGGGCGCTTTGGATCATGAGGATAAACGCCGGCGTAAGACCCTTCGGTCTTTCATACAGCAGGTTCATCGACGCGCTCAAGAAATCGGGGGTCGAGCTTGACCGCAAAAGCCTCTCTGAGCTTGCCGTAAGAAACCCCGAGAGCTTCAAGGCCGTAGTGGAGTTTGCGACCTCGAAAAAAGGCTGA
- a CDS encoding NCS2 family permease yields the protein MRHLFFPAGAQPLFSFSDAEGFFGLMVDNLVQYVLIMILLTGLVGLQREFVVSSVLPAIAISLIIGNLYYAWLAQRLSAATGRKDVTALPYGVNTISLFAFIFLVMIPAKLAAESRGVPPQEAALVAWRVGVAACFLSGVIELAGSLVAERIRKATPRAALLTSLAGIAVAFLCMDFAARCFAYPLVALLSLGVLLFTLLSRTRLPLGIPGVGLALVLGIFTAWLLFAVGFGAETTVSGPAVSQALGDVGFYLPVPILGDLVAGLSDPLVRSVLIPVVLPMGLYNILGSLQNIESAEAAGDPYPTGSCLAVNGAGSIAASLFGSCFPTTIYIGHPGWKEMGAKGGYSVINGIFFAVVSLVGLGSLVSALVPIEAAGIILIWIGLAMTSQAFQTTPRSHAPAVALGLIPALAAWGTVVVSQTVSAVGAAISDGSVATRAFENLNAFVFSGLQLPGLVALSQGFMLSSVVWAATAVCLVERRLNQAAAWMGAGAVMAFFGFIHAGEISVEGNLYSLGFGTGAKWAVGYALSAAFFMIVSHVNRKSGGGAAG from the coding sequence ATGAGACACCTCTTTTTCCCCGCGGGGGCACAGCCTCTTTTTTCGTTCTCCGACGCAGAAGGCTTTTTCGGCCTCATGGTGGACAACCTCGTCCAGTACGTTCTGATCATGATACTGCTCACCGGACTTGTGGGTCTGCAAAGGGAGTTCGTCGTCTCCTCGGTCCTCCCTGCCATAGCGATATCGCTTATTATCGGCAATCTCTACTACGCATGGCTTGCGCAACGACTCTCGGCAGCCACCGGAAGAAAAGACGTAACGGCGCTTCCCTACGGAGTAAACACGATTTCCCTGTTCGCCTTCATCTTCCTGGTAATGATCCCGGCGAAACTGGCGGCCGAAAGCCGGGGAGTCCCCCCTCAGGAAGCCGCGCTTGTGGCTTGGCGCGTCGGGGTCGCGGCTTGCTTTCTCTCCGGAGTCATTGAACTCGCAGGATCCCTTGTAGCCGAGAGGATCAGAAAGGCGACTCCGCGCGCCGCGCTGCTCACTTCCCTTGCCGGAATAGCCGTGGCGTTTCTCTGCATGGACTTTGCCGCAAGATGCTTCGCCTATCCCCTGGTCGCCCTGCTCTCTCTGGGAGTGCTGCTGTTCACCCTGCTCTCAAGAACGAGGCTTCCGCTTGGAATTCCGGGAGTCGGCCTGGCGCTCGTCCTGGGAATATTCACCGCGTGGCTTCTCTTTGCGGTGGGATTCGGAGCGGAAACAACGGTGTCGGGACCTGCCGTGAGCCAAGCTCTTGGCGACGTGGGATTCTATCTGCCCGTTCCGATCCTGGGGGATCTTGTAGCAGGGCTTTCTGATCCCCTCGTGCGCTCGGTGCTGATTCCGGTCGTGCTTCCTATGGGTCTTTACAATATCCTCGGGTCCCTTCAGAACATAGAGTCCGCCGAGGCCGCGGGAGACCCCTACCCCACCGGATCGTGCCTTGCGGTTAACGGTGCGGGATCGATAGCTGCCTCACTTTTCGGGTCGTGCTTCCCAACGACCATATATATAGGACATCCGGGATGGAAGGAAATGGGGGCGAAAGGAGGATACTCGGTAATAAACGGAATTTTCTTCGCCGTGGTATCGCTTGTCGGCTTGGGTTCCCTGGTCTCGGCGCTGGTGCCGATCGAAGCCGCGGGAATAATACTTATATGGATAGGGCTCGCGATGACATCTCAAGCGTTTCAGACCACTCCCCGCTCCCATGCTCCCGCCGTGGCCTTGGGACTGATACCAGCACTTGCGGCGTGGGGAACCGTGGTGGTTTCCCAGACCGTCTCGGCGGTGGGAGCCGCTATATCGGACGGTTCGGTGGCCACCCGTGCGTTTGAGAACCTCAACGCGTTTGTCTTTTCGGGTCTTCAATTGCCCGGGCTGGTAGCACTTTCCCAGGGATTCATGCTTTCGTCGGTGGTCTGGGCCGCAACAGCCGTCTGCCTCGTTGAACGCAGGCTAAACCAGGCGGCAGCGTGGATGGGAGCGGGAGCCGTGATGGCGTTTTTCGGCTTCATACACGCGGGAGAAATCTCGGTTGAGGGAAACCTCTATTCTCTCGGTTTCGGAACGGGAGCCAAGTGGGCAGTCGGATATGCTCTTTCAGCCGCCTTTTTCATGATTGTCTCCCACGTTAACCGCAAAAGCGGCGGGGGCGCAGCAGGTTGA
- the infC gene encoding translation initiation factor IF-3, with amino-acid sequence MARRRRSNSRARVPETRVNRRITSKEVRLIDVEGEQLGVVSIEDALRISEEKEVDLVEVASNATPPVCRLMDYGKFKYELRKQRSAKKQKDQTVKEIKFRPNIGEHDLEVKVNRMRGFLEAGHKTRMRIFFRGREIVHPELGRELANEVREKLSDVASVDMEPKIEGKNLIMILVPAKKQ; translated from the coding sequence ATAGCTAGAAGGAGAAGGAGTAATTCCCGGGCCCGCGTCCCTGAGACTCGCGTTAACAGGAGGATTACCTCAAAGGAGGTCAGGCTCATAGATGTCGAGGGTGAGCAGCTGGGAGTCGTAAGCATTGAAGACGCCTTGCGGATTTCGGAGGAAAAAGAAGTCGATCTGGTTGAGGTCGCATCAAACGCTACCCCGCCCGTATGCAGACTCATGGACTACGGGAAGTTCAAGTACGAACTTAGAAAACAACGGAGCGCGAAAAAACAGAAAGATCAGACGGTAAAGGAGATAAAATTTCGACCCAACATAGGGGAACACGATCTTGAAGTCAAGGTAAACCGGATGAGGGGTTTTCTTGAAGCGGGTCACAAAACCAGGATGAGGATATTTTTCAGGGGCAGGGAAATAGTTCATCCGGAACTCGGCCGCGAACTTGCAAATGAGGTTCGCGAGAAACTGTCCGATGTGGCCTCGGTGGACATGGAGCCCAAAATAGAGGGCAAGAACCTGATAATGATTCTTGTACCGGCAAAAAAACAGTGA
- the gcvP gene encoding aminomethyl-transferring glycine dehydrogenase, with translation MRNENGIYEQEDFFSARHIGPTPEEARQMLSCAGAESLEELVRETIPADLLSEIEMAVPAAMTESSYLDHIRAIARENTIFRSYIGLGYYDCVVPAVISRNILENPSWYTQYTPYQAEISQGRLEALLNFQTVISELTAMELSNASLLDEATAAAEAMAMFHRLSGAKREKADADRFFVSRRCFPQTIDVLRTRAEPLGIRVVEGEEDQISLDGSFFGALLQYPDAFGEVRDYSEFVKTAHAHGIMVAVAADLMSLALLTPPGRFGADAVVGTSQRLGVPVGYGGPHAAYFATREEFGRQVPGRIIGVSLDGNKNPAYRMALQTREQHIRRERATSNICTAQSLLAIMSSMYAVYHGPAGLRRISGRINTLAKMLDLGLREMGLSQLNGTFFDTLLVDLSSCGEGACDVLRANALKRKINFRYLPDQKICISLDETVTEGDVAEILSLFSESLGLEEKVSVAPDSVSDIASVPDSLVRKGDFLSQPVFNRYHSETLMLRYIKSLEGRDLSLANSMIPLGSCTMKLNGTTEMIPISWEEFSRIHPFVPRDQAAGYAQVINDLEEYLCEITGLSACSLQPNSGAQGEYAGLMVIRRYFEERKETERNVVLIPSSAHGTNPASARMAGMDVVVVKCRKNGDVDIDDLHRCCRKNEGKVACLMITYPSTHGVFESGIREICDIIHSNGAQVYMDGANLNAQVGLCFPSLIGVDVCHINLHKTFSIPHGGGGPGMGPICVASHLAPHLPGHCVVEGVGDEKPCGAISAAPWGSASILLISYGYIRLLGRDGMTEASRHAILNANYIKARLGEHYDILYEGENGRVAHEFILDLRELGKSAGITVEDVAKRLMDYGFHAPTMSWPVAGTLMVEPTESESMEEMDRFCEAMIKIRGEIQEIIDGVADSSDNLLVNSPHTVLDLASSDWKHPYSRQQAFFPLRYLRTSKFWPPVSRIDNAYGDRNLVCTCLPIEAYSDEE, from the coding sequence TTGCGAAACGAAAACGGCATTTATGAACAAGAGGATTTTTTCTCGGCGAGGCACATAGGTCCCACGCCCGAGGAAGCACGCCAGATGCTTTCGTGCGCTGGGGCGGAGAGCCTTGAGGAACTGGTGCGGGAAACCATACCGGCTGACCTGCTTTCAGAGATTGAGATGGCCGTTCCCGCTGCCATGACCGAGAGCTCCTATCTTGACCATATAAGGGCTATTGCACGCGAGAACACTATATTCAGGTCGTACATAGGTCTGGGTTACTACGACTGCGTGGTCCCGGCAGTCATCTCAAGGAACATTCTCGAGAATCCAAGCTGGTACACCCAGTACACTCCTTACCAAGCCGAAATATCGCAGGGACGGCTTGAAGCCCTCCTTAACTTCCAGACGGTGATTTCGGAACTTACGGCTATGGAACTTTCAAACGCCTCGCTGCTCGATGAAGCAACGGCGGCTGCCGAGGCCATGGCCATGTTTCACAGGCTGAGCGGCGCTAAACGGGAGAAGGCGGACGCAGACAGGTTTTTCGTTTCCCGAAGATGTTTTCCCCAGACCATTGATGTTCTGAGGACACGGGCGGAGCCTCTTGGGATAAGGGTCGTGGAGGGAGAAGAGGATCAAATTTCGCTTGACGGGAGCTTTTTCGGTGCGCTTCTGCAGTATCCGGACGCCTTCGGTGAAGTCAGGGACTACTCGGAATTCGTAAAAACCGCTCACGCTCACGGCATAATGGTTGCAGTTGCGGCCGATCTCATGAGCCTTGCGCTGCTTACGCCTCCCGGGCGCTTCGGCGCCGACGCCGTCGTGGGAACTTCGCAGAGACTCGGGGTTCCGGTCGGCTACGGCGGTCCTCACGCCGCGTATTTCGCCACGAGGGAAGAGTTCGGAAGGCAGGTTCCCGGAAGAATAATAGGGGTGTCTCTTGATGGCAACAAGAACCCCGCCTACAGAATGGCCCTTCAGACAAGGGAACAGCACATAAGAAGAGAGAGGGCCACTTCCAATATATGCACCGCCCAGTCTCTGCTTGCCATAATGTCCTCGATGTATGCGGTTTACCACGGTCCGGCCGGGCTGCGGCGCATCTCAGGGAGGATAAACACCCTTGCTAAGATGCTTGATCTGGGCCTCAGGGAAATGGGGCTTTCCCAGTTGAACGGAACGTTTTTCGATACCCTGCTCGTGGATCTTTCGTCATGCGGAGAAGGGGCCTGCGATGTACTTCGTGCAAATGCCCTCAAAAGGAAGATCAATTTCAGGTATCTTCCGGACCAGAAAATCTGCATATCACTTGACGAGACCGTCACCGAGGGGGATGTCGCGGAGATACTTTCGCTTTTCTCAGAGTCCCTCGGACTTGAGGAGAAGGTGTCCGTTGCCCCGGACAGCGTTTCTGACATTGCGTCTGTGCCCGATAGTCTTGTGAGGAAAGGAGATTTTCTTTCTCAGCCGGTATTTAACCGCTACCACTCGGAAACACTTATGCTCAGGTACATAAAGAGCCTTGAGGGCAGGGATCTTTCTCTGGCTAATTCCATGATCCCTCTTGGCTCCTGCACAATGAAACTCAACGGCACGACGGAAATGATTCCGATAAGCTGGGAGGAGTTCTCGAGAATACACCCCTTTGTGCCCCGCGACCAGGCAGCGGGTTACGCACAGGTGATCAACGATCTCGAAGAATATCTATGCGAAATAACGGGGCTTAGTGCCTGCTCGCTTCAGCCCAATTCGGGAGCTCAGGGGGAGTACGCGGGCCTCATGGTAATACGCAGGTACTTTGAGGAGAGAAAAGAGACTGAGAGGAACGTGGTGCTGATTCCCTCTTCTGCGCATGGAACCAATCCCGCAAGCGCCAGGATGGCTGGAATGGACGTCGTGGTAGTAAAATGCCGGAAAAACGGGGATGTGGACATAGATGACCTTCACCGCTGCTGCCGGAAAAACGAGGGGAAAGTTGCATGTCTTATGATTACCTATCCTTCGACTCACGGGGTATTCGAGTCCGGGATAAGGGAGATATGCGACATAATTCACTCAAACGGCGCGCAGGTTTACATGGACGGGGCCAATCTTAACGCGCAGGTAGGTCTTTGCTTTCCCTCTCTCATCGGCGTTGACGTATGTCACATAAACCTGCACAAGACTTTCAGCATTCCCCATGGAGGCGGAGGTCCGGGAATGGGTCCCATATGTGTCGCGTCCCATCTTGCTCCGCATCTCCCCGGACATTGCGTTGTGGAAGGGGTAGGGGACGAGAAGCCCTGCGGAGCGATATCCGCCGCTCCCTGGGGAAGCGCTAGCATACTGCTTATATCCTACGGATACATAAGGCTTCTTGGAAGGGATGGAATGACCGAGGCTTCCCGGCACGCGATACTGAACGCCAATTACATAAAAGCCCGTCTTGGGGAGCACTACGATATTCTCTACGAAGGTGAGAACGGAAGAGTTGCCCATGAATTCATACTTGACCTGCGCGAACTTGGAAAAAGCGCGGGAATAACAGTGGAAGATGTGGCCAAAAGGCTCATGGACTACGGATTCCACGCGCCGACTATGTCATGGCCGGTTGCGGGAACCCTTATGGTGGAGCCCACCGAGAGCGAGTCCATGGAGGAAATGGACAGATTCTGCGAAGCTATGATAAAGATACGCGGGGAAATCCAGGAGATTATAGACGGTGTCGCAGACTCTTCGGACAACCTCCTTGTAAACTCTCCGCACACGGTTCTGGATCTTGCGTCTTCTGACTGGAAACACCCCTATTCACGCCAGCAGGCATTTTTCCCGCTTCGGTATCTGAGGACCAGCAAGTTCTGGCCGCCGGTTTCGAGAATAGACAACGCCTACGGTGACAGGAATCTGGTGTGCACGTGCCTTCCCATCGAAGCCTACTCGGATGAAGAGTAA
- the gcvH gene encoding glycine cleavage system protein GcvH produces MSVPKDLKYTEEHEWVRFEEDRAVIGITDYAQEALGEIVFVELPVEGEELVQGDSFGAAESTKAVSELFAPVSGEIAEVNDLLVDSPELVNADPYGDGWIVKIHTDELDASEVESLLDPSGYEELIEDEEDA; encoded by the coding sequence ATGAGTGTACCGAAAGACTTGAAATACACTGAGGAGCATGAGTGGGTGAGATTTGAAGAGGACAGGGCCGTGATCGGAATAACGGATTACGCCCAGGAAGCCTTGGGGGAGATAGTTTTTGTTGAACTGCCGGTTGAAGGAGAAGAACTCGTTCAGGGAGACTCCTTCGGTGCGGCGGAGTCGACAAAGGCGGTTTCTGAGCTTTTCGCTCCGGTCTCGGGGGAAATTGCCGAGGTGAACGATCTTCTCGTGGATTCCCCGGAACTTGTAAACGCCGACCCTTACGGTGACGGATGGATCGTAAAGATTCATACCGACGAACTTGACGCAAGCGAAGTCGAGAGTCTTCTTGATCCTTCCGGTTACGAAGAACTGATAGAAGACGAGGAAGATGCCTGA
- the gcvT gene encoding glycine cleavage system aminomethyltransferase GcvT, translated as MTYTPLYETHKSFGAKMIDFAGWKLPLQFEGIRREHMAVRTACGLFDVSHMGEIEITGTQAEAVCQKLNTNDMAGLRDGRARYGLFCYPDGGAIDDLITYRFSADHFLVCVNASNTEKVYRWIGDNCEGFDVEITDASSAYAQIAVQGPRSVSVMERALGEESVRDFPRFSFRILEGDAAGAIAARTGYTGEDGFELFVPAGDAVGIWEKLFESGSEFGIALCGLGARDTLRMEAGYPLYGNELDEKTTPVEAGLNRYVKMDKGDFIGRDVLLEQVESGAARESIGFKMLDRGVPRHGYGVVKNGKKIGEVTSGTMSPVLGIGVGIASVASGEVKCGDEIGIEIRGDVRKAVSSEFPLHKDGMS; from the coding sequence ATGACTTACACCCCTTTATACGAAACACACAAGAGTTTCGGGGCGAAGATGATCGATTTTGCCGGGTGGAAGCTTCCTCTTCAGTTTGAAGGTATAAGACGGGAACACATGGCGGTCAGGACGGCCTGCGGCCTTTTCGACGTAAGCCACATGGGAGAAATAGAGATCACGGGGACCCAGGCTGAAGCCGTCTGTCAGAAGCTTAACACCAACGACATGGCGGGGCTCCGGGACGGCCGGGCCCGCTACGGTCTTTTCTGCTACCCCGACGGTGGGGCGATTGACGACCTTATAACCTACAGGTTTTCGGCTGATCATTTCCTTGTGTGCGTAAACGCGTCCAACACCGAGAAGGTCTACCGCTGGATCGGTGATAACTGCGAGGGATTTGATGTTGAGATAACCGATGCGAGTTCGGCCTACGCGCAGATCGCCGTTCAGGGACCTCGTTCTGTATCAGTAATGGAAAGGGCGCTTGGCGAAGAGAGCGTGCGGGATTTTCCGAGGTTCTCTTTCAGGATCCTTGAGGGTGATGCGGCAGGGGCTATAGCGGCCAGGACGGGTTACACGGGTGAAGACGGCTTTGAACTGTTCGTGCCCGCGGGAGACGCGGTCGGGATCTGGGAGAAGCTTTTTGAAAGCGGGAGCGAATTCGGGATTGCTCTTTGCGGTCTGGGAGCGCGCGACACGCTTAGGATGGAAGCCGGATATCCTCTTTACGGAAACGAACTGGATGAGAAAACGACTCCGGTCGAGGCTGGCCTTAATAGATACGTGAAGATGGACAAGGGCGATTTTATAGGCAGAGACGTGCTCTTGGAGCAGGTGGAGAGCGGAGCGGCCAGGGAAAGCATCGGTTTTAAGATGCTTGATAGGGGGGTTCCCAGACACGGCTATGGGGTAGTGAAGAACGGAAAAAAAATAGGAGAGGTTACAAGCGGCACCATGTCACCGGTTCTTGGTATTGGCGTGGGCATTGCTTCGGTTGCCTCGGGTGAAGTTAAGTGCGGAGATGAGATAGGAATTGAGATCCGGGGAGATGTGAGAAAGGCGGTTTCTTCTGAATTTCCGCTTCATAAAGACGGTATGTCTTAA
- a CDS encoding endonuclease III domain-containing protein, with protein MTDRGNSRRIRDFYSVLYGRYGPQNWWPARTRLECATGAILTQNTSWVNVEKAIEALRENSMLSAKKLRAVSHEQLAVLIRPCGYHNLKAKRLKNFIDFLFAGYGGVMENMLAEDTDRLREKLLSVNGIGEETADSILLYALGKPVFVVDNYSRRILRRHRLIPEGASYSEMQKLFVRSLSVDVEVFGEYHALIVKTGKLHCRKTPHCEGCPLEHDPHDPGIDLV; from the coding sequence TTGACCGATAGAGGAAACTCCCGAAGAATACGGGATTTCTACTCAGTTCTTTACGGAAGATACGGCCCGCAGAACTGGTGGCCCGCCCGGACGAGGCTTGAGTGCGCGACGGGAGCCATACTCACTCAGAACACTTCCTGGGTGAACGTGGAAAAAGCCATAGAGGCGCTCAGGGAGAATTCAATGCTCTCTGCAAAAAAACTCAGAGCGGTATCCCATGAGCAGCTCGCAGTCTTGATCCGCCCCTGCGGATATCACAACTTAAAAGCAAAGAGGCTTAAGAACTTCATCGACTTCCTGTTTGCCGGTTACGGAGGAGTGATGGAGAACATGCTGGCTGAGGACACCGACAGACTCAGGGAAAAGCTGCTCTCAGTGAACGGCATCGGCGAAGAGACGGCTGACTCAATATTGCTCTATGCGCTCGGCAAACCTGTGTTCGTGGTCGATAACTACTCCCGGAGAATTCTCCGCCGCCACCGCCTGATTCCCGAGGGAGCAAGCTACTCGGAAATGCAGAAACTTTTTGTACGAAGCCTCTCGGTCGATGTGGAAGTTTTCGGAGAGTACCACGCGCTCATAGTAAAAACGGGAAAACTCCACTGCCGGAAGACACCCCACTGCGAGGGCTGCCCGCTTGAGCACGACCCGCACGATCCCGGAATAGATTTGGTTTAG
- a CDS encoding DUF5020 domain-containing protein yields MNGVGIPNLGQTIVNAALAGRVPGGRKPEAERKMNYPKITVYAVCLCLLVLLPSAPAVAQTWNAFNAQLLYGADFKLEREKAETLTLEWINGWAYGDNFAFVDIRPLRGNSSFYGEWSPRLSFSKISGKAFSAGPAKDVLLSGTLEKGEDFTNYLVGAAVDLDVPGFNFVQTNGYLRENPDLAGTTWQVTVVWNTTFETGPAHWMFNGYFDWAGSEGEAETSAYEKQNFLMQPQLLLDAGRLVNRQGKVYVGIEWWYWHNKFGISGVKESVVQAMIRVNL; encoded by the coding sequence TTGAATGGAGTCGGAATACCAAATTTAGGACAGACCATCGTCAATGCCGCCTTGGCAGGCCGTGTGCCGGGCGGGCGGAAGCCGGAAGCTGAACGCAAGATGAATTACCCCAAAATAACTGTCTACGCCGTATGCCTCTGTTTGCTTGTCTTGTTACCGTCTGCGCCGGCAGTAGCGCAGACCTGGAATGCATTCAATGCCCAGTTGCTCTATGGCGCGGACTTCAAACTGGAGCGTGAGAAAGCGGAAACCCTCACTCTGGAATGGATTAACGGATGGGCCTATGGCGATAACTTTGCCTTTGTGGATATCCGACCATTGAGAGGTAACAGTTCATTCTATGGGGAGTGGTCGCCCCGTCTGAGCTTCTCCAAAATAAGCGGTAAAGCTTTTTCCGCAGGGCCGGCGAAAGACGTGCTTCTGTCCGGCACTTTGGAAAAGGGAGAAGACTTTACCAACTATCTCGTTGGCGCCGCGGTGGACCTTGATGTGCCCGGGTTTAACTTCGTCCAGACAAACGGCTACTTAAGGGAGAATCCGGACCTTGCCGGAACAACTTGGCAGGTGACAGTGGTTTGGAATACGACCTTCGAAACGGGGCCGGCGCACTGGATGTTTAATGGCTATTTCGACTGGGCCGGCTCAGAGGGTGAGGCTGAAACATCCGCCTATGAAAAACAAAACTTTCTTATGCAGCCCCAGCTCCTGCTGGATGCGGGTCGTCTGGTGAATAGGCAGGGGAAGGTATATGTCGGTATTGAGTGGTGGTATTGGCACAACAAGTTTGGCATCTCGGGGGTCAAGGAATCAGTTGTTCAGGCAATGATAAGGGTGAACTTGTAG
- the rpmI gene encoding 50S ribosomal protein L35: MPKMKTNRSAAKRFSATGSGKIRRNKGGKSHINVKKSSKRMRRLLEPDFLEGSAAKKIKTYVPYL, translated from the coding sequence ATGCCTAAGATGAAAACGAACCGCAGCGCGGCGAAAAGATTTTCCGCTACGGGAAGCGGGAAGATAAGAAGAAACAAGGGTGGCAAAAGCCATATAAACGTAAAGAAAAGCTCAAAGAGGATGCGGAGACTGCTGGAGCCGGATTTCCTTGAAGGTTCCGCCGCCAAGAAGATCAAGACCTATGTTCCTTACCTGTGA